In Paenibacillus larvae subsp. larvae, the following proteins share a genomic window:
- a CDS encoding pro-sigmaK processing inhibitor BofA family protein, producing the protein MKVAVWGVFVLSVGGLLVLLFRHKRAGRALALLGTKAVVASFLLYGVNLLSTYTSFTLPINAATVGTVTLLGFPGMAMLAALKITLI; encoded by the coding sequence ATGAAGGTAGCTGTTTGGGGAGTTTTCGTGCTTTCTGTCGGGGGATTATTGGTCCTGCTGTTCAGACATAAACGGGCTGGGCGTGCATTGGCGTTGTTGGGAACTAAAGCGGTGGTAGCTTCTTTTCTACTATATGGGGTGAATTTGCTAAGTACATACACTTCTTTTACTCTTCCAATTAATGCGGCAACAGTCGGTACTGTGACCTTGCTGGGATTTCCGGGAATGGCTATGTTGGCTGCCTTAAAGATCACGCTGATTTGA
- a CDS encoding DUF2508 family protein yields MLAWITTPKKAGKRNSYADQLDKLQLITDLKQAQAEWKNACLQFEYAKEEEEIDYAISVMEAAERKYTMLLRRAKRHNVNAY; encoded by the coding sequence ATGTTGGCATGGATAACTACACCTAAAAAAGCCGGAAAAAGAAATTCATATGCGGATCAATTAGACAAGCTGCAGTTAATAACAGATTTAAAGCAAGCTCAAGCTGAATGGAAAAATGCCTGTCTCCAGTTCGAATACGCTAAGGAAGAAGAAGAAATTGACTACGCCATCTCCGTGATGGAAGCTGCGGAAAGAAAATATACGATGTTGCTCCGCCGGGCAAAGAGGCACAATGTTAATGCGTATTAA
- the recR gene encoding recombination mediator RecR — translation MFYPEPISKLIDAFSRLPGVGPKTAGRLAFHVLRMKEEEVLDFAKALVNVKRNLHYCSVCCNITDVDPCRICQDKSRDDSIICVVQEPKDLAAMERTKEFDGYYHVLHGAISPMEGIGPDQIHIAELLKRLGDEKVQELILATNPNIEGEATAMYISRLVKGFGLKVTRIARGLPVGGDLEYADEVTLSKALEGRREV, via the coding sequence TTGTTCTACCCGGAACCGATATCAAAATTAATCGATGCTTTTAGCCGACTGCCCGGGGTAGGTCCCAAGACGGCGGGAAGGCTCGCTTTTCATGTGCTGCGCATGAAGGAAGAGGAAGTCCTCGATTTTGCCAAAGCACTTGTTAATGTGAAGCGGAACCTGCACTATTGCTCAGTTTGTTGTAATATCACGGATGTTGACCCGTGCCGGATCTGTCAAGACAAATCCCGTGATGATTCTATCATTTGTGTAGTTCAGGAGCCTAAAGACCTTGCGGCAATGGAGCGAACCAAAGAATTTGATGGCTACTATCATGTCCTGCATGGGGCTATTTCTCCAATGGAGGGTATTGGGCCCGATCAGATTCATATTGCCGAATTACTTAAAAGGCTGGGAGATGAAAAAGTACAGGAGCTGATTCTAGCAACAAACCCCAATATTGAAGGAGAAGCTACAGCTATGTATATATCCCGACTTGTCAAAGGTTTTGGACTTAAGGTAACACGTATTGCCCGCGGATTGCCAGTTGGAGGTGATCTGGAGTATGCGGATGAAGTTACTTTATCCAAAGCTTTGGAAGGCCGTCGGGAGGTCTAG
- a CDS encoding YbaB/EbfC family nucleoid-associated protein produces MQNMNQMMKQVKKMQQQMVKVQEELANKTVEGTAGGGVVTVTANGHKKITNIVIQPEAVDPEDVEMLQDLVLAAVNDALSKADELAAKDMGKFTGGMNLPGLF; encoded by the coding sequence ATGCAGAACATGAATCAAATGATGAAGCAAGTGAAAAAAATGCAGCAGCAAATGGTAAAAGTTCAAGAGGAGCTTGCCAATAAAACCGTTGAGGGTACTGCTGGTGGGGGAGTAGTCACTGTAACGGCGAATGGCCATAAAAAAATCACCAACATCGTAATCCAGCCTGAAGCTGTTGATCCGGAAGATGTGGAAATGCTGCAGGATCTGGTTTTGGCTGCAGTGAATGATGCACTAAGTAAAGCAGATGAATTGGCTGCCAAGGATATGGGGAAATTTACTGGAGGAATGAACCTTCCAGGGCTGTTTTAA
- the dnaX gene encoding DNA polymerase III subunit gamma/tau — protein MAHIALYRTWRSQLFRDVVGQKHITQTLQNSLREQRFTHAYLFSGPRGTGKTSTAKIFAKAVNCMHGPAEEPCNECSACIRITQGAVMDVIEIDAASNRGVEEIRDIRDKVKYAPTEVRYKVYIIDEVHMLTTEAFNALLKTLEEPPEHVIFILATTEPHKLPATIISRCQRFDFRRISLEEQVQRLRFVCKQEGIHVEDEALHYIGRLSDGGMRDALSILDQASSYAAGSITVADVVAMTGGLASEQFERLARSVKEKDLGTSLEIIDSFMQEGKSADKCMESLILYFRDLLMVRLVPESAIVTDRIYNIEQMKQMAGHFSIRELTDTVEVLSRYQSEMKFSVQPQTILEIAVMKICHADCAEGASNLSSEAASPPQDLLKVPDNVMRRLQQLEQNLDRLMAAGAPSAETNVSARGGNIPRNAKPVVSKRKTTVKLDAFVPPPESIREVSGKWEQVLSLVKERKITVHAWLVDGEPVSLHDQTVLVAFKSAMHRDTTEKPANKQLIEQVMAEVLGKPYKLATVMQKEWKDAQATPQPTAPEVMELQHENDNLAEEKEWITEAIQLFGESLVTIKED, from the coding sequence ATGGCACATATTGCATTATACCGGACCTGGAGATCCCAGTTATTCCGAGATGTAGTGGGGCAAAAGCATATTACACAGACCCTTCAGAACTCCCTTAGGGAGCAGCGGTTTACTCATGCTTATTTATTCAGCGGCCCCCGAGGAACGGGAAAAACCAGTACGGCCAAAATTTTCGCAAAAGCGGTAAACTGTATGCATGGTCCCGCAGAAGAGCCATGCAACGAGTGTTCGGCATGTATTCGGATTACCCAGGGCGCAGTTATGGATGTAATCGAAATCGACGCGGCTTCGAACCGGGGCGTGGAAGAAATCCGGGATATCCGGGACAAAGTCAAGTATGCGCCAACGGAAGTCCGTTATAAGGTATACATCATTGACGAGGTCCACATGCTGACTACGGAAGCGTTCAATGCGCTGTTGAAAACGCTGGAAGAACCCCCGGAGCATGTCATTTTTATATTGGCTACAACAGAGCCTCACAAGCTGCCAGCTACGATTATTTCACGCTGCCAACGCTTTGATTTCCGCAGAATATCCTTGGAAGAACAGGTACAGCGGCTGCGTTTTGTGTGTAAGCAGGAAGGAATCCACGTTGAGGACGAAGCGCTTCATTATATCGGTCGATTGTCCGACGGGGGAATGCGTGATGCACTCAGCATTTTGGATCAGGCCTCTTCGTACGCTGCAGGTTCTATTACGGTTGCGGATGTCGTAGCTATGACAGGCGGGCTCGCTTCAGAACAGTTTGAACGGCTGGCGAGATCCGTAAAAGAAAAAGATCTGGGGACTTCTCTTGAAATTATCGACTCTTTCATGCAGGAGGGTAAAAGTGCTGACAAATGCATGGAAAGTCTCATTTTATATTTTAGAGATTTGCTCATGGTACGGCTTGTACCTGAATCGGCAATCGTCACGGACCGGATTTATAACATCGAGCAAATGAAGCAAATGGCCGGTCATTTTTCCATCCGGGAACTGACGGATACTGTGGAAGTACTGAGCCGATATCAGAGTGAGATGAAATTTTCCGTACAGCCGCAGACGATTCTTGAGATCGCCGTTATGAAAATTTGTCATGCCGATTGTGCGGAGGGTGCGAGTAATCTTTCTTCAGAAGCGGCATCACCCCCACAGGATTTGTTGAAGGTACCGGATAATGTGATGCGCAGGCTTCAGCAATTGGAACAAAACCTCGATCGGCTCATGGCGGCCGGAGCTCCTTCAGCAGAAACAAATGTCAGTGCCAGGGGCGGAAATATCCCCCGGAATGCCAAACCCGTTGTCAGTAAGCGCAAAACTACGGTTAAGCTAGATGCTTTTGTTCCTCCGCCCGAAAGTATAAGAGAGGTATCAGGAAAGTGGGAACAGGTGCTTTCTCTGGTGAAGGAGCGCAAAATTACAGTCCATGCCTGGCTGGTTGACGGTGAGCCGGTATCGCTTCATGACCAGACTGTATTGGTTGCATTCAAAAGTGCCATGCACCGGGATACAACTGAAAAGCCAGCAAATAAGCAACTGATCGAGCAGGTCATGGCAGAGGTGTTGGGCAAACCTTATAAGCTCGCTACGGTCATGCAAAAAGAATGGAAAGACGCACAGGCCACCCCTCAGCCAACGGCTCCTGAGGTAATGGAGCTTCAGCATGAGAATGACAACCTGGCTGAGGAAAAGGAATGGATTACCGAAGCGATTCAGTTATTTGGGGAATCCCTCGTTACGATTAAAGAAGATTAA
- a CDS encoding ATP-binding protein, with protein sequence MASANSMKVEFLLDHADVQLSRFNHNPVLIVREEGQIIHVSTRFLQETGYSEKELIGQTIQGVVSDCSLPELWERLARSDQEPAPILHLRMRDGSLAQKICTLFSVKVKQKPSFLLLFGNPYKHTQLSLLQRFADAFLQDVNLGVLLIDTDFKLIDISEMACRVLGLSKKKIIRRSMDEIFASIPPQHRLVQRNILEGMVVRNHALSWTNNQKRFELLLDSNVLRDHEGQIVGAYLMFKDVTNLRSLEAQVQRSDRLAMIGQIAAGTAHEIRNPLTSIKGFLQMLNKSFTEQGMCKEKGFTDIMLAEIDRVNDLVNEFLLLSKPKHVVYKPVDLPSVIKGLLPIINNEAILHDVQLVYEPAISLPPVIADQELLKQVFLNICKNGIEAMANGGKLMIIEKVNIDEKRVNIEIRDNGPGIPVFVLDKIFDPFFTTKEQGTGLGLSVCQQIVHDMGGHIRVSSKGFGTTFTVSLPYP encoded by the coding sequence TTGGCATCAGCAAATTCTATGAAGGTTGAATTTCTTTTAGATCATGCAGATGTACAGCTCTCTAGGTTCAATCATAATCCTGTACTGATCGTAAGAGAAGAAGGTCAGATTATACACGTGAGTACTAGATTTCTGCAAGAAACGGGTTACTCTGAAAAAGAGCTTATCGGTCAAACCATCCAAGGGGTGGTATCAGACTGTTCTTTGCCAGAATTATGGGAGAGGTTGGCGAGGTCAGATCAAGAGCCTGCCCCGATTCTGCACCTGCGAATGAGAGACGGCAGCCTTGCCCAAAAAATATGCACTTTATTTTCCGTCAAGGTGAAGCAGAAACCCAGTTTTCTTCTATTGTTCGGGAATCCTTATAAACATACGCAGCTTTCTCTTTTGCAGCGTTTTGCGGATGCTTTTTTGCAGGATGTGAATTTGGGGGTGTTGTTGATCGATACGGATTTTAAACTGATAGATATCAGTGAAATGGCCTGTCGTGTACTCGGATTATCCAAAAAGAAAATAATCCGCCGCTCCATGGATGAAATCTTCGCTTCTATTCCTCCCCAACACCGTCTAGTTCAGAGGAATATCCTGGAGGGAATGGTCGTTAGAAATCATGCTCTCTCCTGGACTAATAACCAAAAAAGATTTGAACTTTTATTGGACTCCAATGTTCTTCGTGATCATGAAGGTCAAATTGTGGGGGCTTACCTTATGTTTAAGGATGTAACGAATCTTCGTTCCCTGGAAGCACAGGTTCAACGCAGTGACCGATTGGCTATGATTGGCCAAATTGCGGCAGGGACAGCTCATGAAATCCGCAATCCCCTTACTTCTATTAAAGGTTTTTTACAAATGCTGAACAAATCATTTACAGAACAGGGCATGTGCAAAGAAAAAGGATTTACGGATATTATGTTGGCTGAAATCGATCGGGTAAACGATCTGGTGAACGAATTTCTACTTCTCAGTAAACCAAAGCATGTGGTATACAAACCGGTTGATTTGCCTTCTGTGATAAAAGGTCTCCTTCCTATCATCAATAATGAGGCAATATTGCATGATGTACAGCTGGTCTATGAGCCGGCTATTTCACTACCTCCTGTCATTGCTGATCAAGAACTGCTTAAGCAGGTTTTTTTAAATATATGTAAAAACGGGATTGAGGCCATGGCAAACGGAGGCAAGCTTATGATCATAGAAAAAGTGAACATAGACGAGAAAAGGGTAAATATAGAAATTCGCGATAACGGACCCGGTATTCCGGTATTTGTGCTGGATAAAATCTTCGATCCCTTTTTTACGACAAAAGAACAAGGGACAGGCCTTGGACTTTCCGTATGTCAGCAGATAGTCCATGATATGGGAGGGCATATCAGGGTTTCCTCCAAAGGTTTCGGTACAACTTTTACAGTTAGTTTGCCTTATCCTTAA
- the rpmE gene encoding 50S ribosomal protein L31 — translation MKQGIHPTYHATTVTCACGNTFETGSVKENLRVEICSNCHPFFTGKQKFVDAGGRVDKFKKKYGL, via the coding sequence ATGAAACAAGGTATTCATCCGACATATCATGCAACCACTGTTACTTGCGCATGCGGCAACACATTCGAGACAGGATCTGTCAAAGAAAACCTGCGTGTTGAGATTTGCTCAAACTGCCACCCGTTCTTCACTGGTAAGCAGAAATTCGTTGATGCTGGTGGTCGCGTAGATAAGTTCAAAAAGAAATACGGTCTATAA
- the rho gene encoding transcription termination factor Rho: MEMHLAQLEVLKLTELYKLAKKYQIPYYGQMKKKELIFAILRAQAEEGGLLFMEGVLEVLPEGFGFLRPINYLPSAEDIYISASQIRKFDLRSGDLVSGKCRPPKENERYFGLLHVDAVNGESPDTASERLHFPALTPLYPEKKIVLETTPEKLSTRTMDLLAPVGLGQRGLIVAPPKAGKTLLLKEIANSISTNYPEIELFVLLIDERPEEVTDMQRSVNGEVVASTFDELPENHIKVAELVLERAQRLVEHKKDVVILLDSITRLARAYNLVVPPSGRTLSGGIDPGAFHRPKRFFGSARNIEEGGSLTILATALVETGSRMDDVIYEEFKGTGNMELHLDRKLAEKRIFPAIDIRRSGTRREEMLLSKDELDKVWALRKSMNDSHEYTEMFMKKLSDTKTNVEFLENLECNGNGTTRNKTRNSAS, translated from the coding sequence ATGGAGATGCATCTAGCACAACTAGAGGTGCTTAAACTAACGGAATTATACAAATTGGCCAAGAAGTATCAGATTCCTTATTATGGCCAAATGAAAAAGAAAGAACTGATTTTTGCCATCCTCCGTGCTCAAGCGGAGGAAGGCGGTCTTTTGTTCATGGAAGGAGTGCTGGAGGTTCTTCCTGAAGGCTTCGGCTTCCTGAGGCCGATCAATTACTTGCCGAGTGCGGAAGATATTTATATTTCCGCTTCTCAAATTCGCAAATTTGATCTCCGTTCCGGAGACCTTGTATCCGGTAAATGCCGGCCTCCAAAAGAAAACGAACGTTATTTTGGGTTGCTTCATGTAGATGCTGTCAATGGGGAAAGCCCGGATACGGCATCTGAACGTTTACATTTCCCTGCGTTAACCCCTCTCTACCCGGAGAAAAAAATCGTTCTGGAAACCACTCCTGAAAAACTTTCAACAAGAACTATGGATTTGTTGGCCCCCGTCGGCCTTGGTCAAAGGGGACTTATTGTAGCTCCTCCAAAAGCGGGCAAAACCCTACTGCTTAAAGAAATCGCTAACAGCATTTCAACTAATTATCCTGAGATCGAATTATTTGTTCTGCTTATTGACGAGCGTCCGGAGGAAGTAACTGATATGCAGCGCTCGGTCAACGGGGAAGTTGTGGCCTCTACTTTTGATGAATTGCCGGAGAATCATATAAAAGTAGCCGAGTTAGTGCTTGAACGTGCACAGCGTCTAGTAGAGCATAAAAAAGATGTGGTTATCCTGCTGGATAGCATTACCCGTCTTGCCAGGGCTTATAATTTAGTAGTTCCTCCTTCGGGACGTACTTTATCAGGGGGGATTGATCCCGGAGCCTTCCATCGCCCCAAACGTTTCTTTGGTTCCGCGCGGAACATTGAGGAGGGCGGAAGCCTCACCATTCTGGCAACTGCACTTGTCGAGACGGGATCCCGAATGGATGACGTTATTTATGAGGAATTTAAAGGAACCGGTAACATGGAGCTTCATTTGGACCGTAAACTTGCTGAAAAACGCATCTTCCCTGCTATCGATATCCGACGGTCCGGCACCCGCCGTGAAGAAATGCTTCTATCCAAGGATGAGCTTGATAAAGTATGGGCATTGCGTAAGAGTATGAACGATTCTCATGAATATACAGAAATGTTCATGAAAAAATTATCCGATACTAAAACGAACGTCGAATTCCTTGAGAATCTGGAGTGTAACGGAAACGGGACAACCAGAAATAAAACGCGAAATTCTGCTTCCTAA
- a CDS encoding UDP-N-acetylglucosamine 1-carboxyvinyltransferase, with product MKKLMIAGGRPLKGTVQISGAKNSAVALIPAAILAETTVTLDNLPLLSDVAIYAEILSDLGADVKWDGDQMMIDPSHMKAMPMPNGNVKKLRASYYLMGAMLGRFGEAVIGLPGGCNFEPRPIDQHIKGFEALGAEISNENGALFIRAKQLRGAKIYLDMVSVGATINIMLAASRAKGFTLIENAAKEPEIIDVATLLNSMGAKIKGAGTETIRIEGVDALHGCRHSIIPDRIQAGTYMIAAAATHGDVTVDNIIPKHMEALTAKLQEMGVQIEEMDESIRVFGTPHYEPIDVKALVYPGFATDLQSPMTSLLTQASGVSIITDHVYSNRFKQIPELIRMGAKIKVEGRSAVVEGGPLSSAKVKATDLRAGASLVIAGLVVPSGQVTEVTGVEFIDRGYENLVSNLSKLGAEIWREHEE from the coding sequence ATGAAGAAACTGATGATTGCAGGCGGCCGTCCGCTTAAAGGAACGGTTCAGATCAGCGGAGCCAAGAACAGTGCCGTTGCTCTTATTCCTGCTGCAATTCTTGCGGAAACGACCGTTACATTAGACAATCTGCCTCTACTGAGTGATGTGGCTATATATGCGGAAATCCTTAGTGATTTGGGAGCAGATGTGAAGTGGGACGGAGATCAAATGATGATTGACCCGAGCCACATGAAAGCGATGCCCATGCCAAACGGCAATGTCAAAAAACTCCGGGCCTCTTATTATTTGATGGGAGCCATGCTTGGACGATTTGGAGAAGCAGTTATCGGGCTTCCAGGCGGTTGTAATTTTGAACCGAGACCTATTGATCAGCATATCAAAGGGTTTGAAGCATTGGGTGCGGAAATCAGCAATGAGAATGGCGCTTTGTTTATCCGTGCTAAACAGCTCCGTGGAGCCAAGATTTATTTGGATATGGTTAGTGTGGGTGCGACCATTAATATCATGCTTGCCGCCTCACGCGCAAAAGGTTTTACTCTGATTGAAAACGCGGCCAAAGAGCCTGAAATTATAGATGTAGCCACTTTGCTTAATTCCATGGGGGCCAAAATTAAAGGGGCGGGGACGGAGACGATCCGTATTGAAGGTGTAGATGCTCTTCACGGTTGCCGCCATTCGATCATTCCCGACCGGATTCAAGCGGGCACTTATATGATCGCTGCTGCAGCTACCCACGGAGATGTCACAGTAGATAATATTATTCCGAAGCATATGGAGGCTTTGACAGCCAAGCTTCAGGAAATGGGTGTCCAGATTGAAGAGATGGATGAATCCATTCGAGTATTCGGGACCCCGCATTATGAGCCTATTGATGTAAAAGCACTTGTTTACCCCGGTTTCGCCACAGACCTACAATCACCTATGACAAGCCTTTTGACTCAAGCGAGTGGAGTTAGTATTATAACTGACCATGTATACAGCAATCGCTTTAAACAAATTCCTGAGCTTATCCGGATGGGAGCTAAAATAAAGGTTGAAGGAAGATCTGCTGTAGTAGAAGGCGGACCGTTAAGTTCCGCTAAAGTCAAAGCCACGGATTTACGCGCAGGCGCTTCCCTTGTTATTGCCGGATTAGTTGTCCCGTCAGGGCAGGTTACAGAAGTGACTGGAGTAGAATTTATTGATAGAGGCTATGAAAACTTGGTTTCGAACCTTTCGAAGCTAGGTGCAGAAATTTGGAGGGAACACGAGGAATAA
- the fba gene encoding class II fructose-1,6-bisphosphate aldolase encodes MPLVSMNEFLPKAKANKYAVGQFNMNNLEFAQAITEAAMELNSPFIFGVSEGALKYMGIEFTVALAEAAAKKSGLPIALHLDHGSSFDVAMKCIRAGFSSVMFDGSHHPYEENIRLTKEIVKAAHAMGVSVEGELGTIGGTEDDISVDEANASLAKPAEAIRFYEETGVDALAIAVGTAHGMYAGEPNIHFDIIEEVSNAIPAPLVLHGGSGVPDEMIKKAIQAGAAKINVNTENQVAATQAIRDVLNKDAKVYDPRKYLTPARSAMIEVVKAKIELFGSANQA; translated from the coding sequence ATGCCATTAGTATCAATGAATGAATTCCTGCCAAAAGCCAAAGCCAACAAATATGCCGTTGGCCAGTTCAACATGAACAATCTTGAATTCGCACAAGCTATCACTGAAGCCGCTATGGAACTCAATTCTCCATTCATCTTCGGTGTGAGTGAAGGTGCTCTTAAATATATGGGCATTGAGTTCACTGTAGCCTTGGCTGAAGCAGCTGCCAAGAAATCCGGTCTTCCAATCGCGCTTCATCTGGACCATGGCAGCTCGTTTGACGTGGCTATGAAGTGTATCCGTGCCGGGTTTAGCTCAGTTATGTTTGATGGTTCTCATCATCCATATGAAGAGAATATTCGTTTAACGAAAGAAATTGTAAAAGCTGCTCATGCTATGGGCGTTTCCGTTGAAGGGGAGCTTGGAACAATCGGTGGTACAGAAGATGATATCAGCGTGGATGAAGCAAATGCTTCTCTGGCTAAACCGGCGGAAGCCATCCGTTTCTATGAAGAAACCGGTGTGGACGCGTTGGCAATTGCAGTAGGTACCGCACATGGTATGTACGCAGGTGAACCGAACATCCATTTTGACATCATTGAGGAAGTATCCAATGCGATTCCGGCGCCTCTAGTTCTTCACGGCGGATCTGGCGTACCTGATGAAATGATTAAAAAGGCTATTCAAGCGGGTGCGGCAAAAATCAACGTGAATACCGAAAATCAGGTGGCCGCTACTCAAGCGATTCGTGATGTATTGAACAAAGATGCTAAAGTATACGACCCTCGTAAATACCTCACTCCTGCACGCAGCGCTATGATTGAAGTGGTTAAGGCCAAAATCGAGCTGTTCGGCAGTGCCAACCAAGCCTAA
- a CDS encoding response regulator, which yields MEVFNNEGYETFQAPNGKTALEIVRKEAPDLVLLDMKIPGMDGLDILKHIKNIDSSIKVIMMTAYGELDMIKEATELGAIMHFTKPFDIDEMRQAVQQQLSESTGQSLGS from the coding sequence ATGGAAGTATTTAACAACGAAGGGTACGAGACTTTCCAGGCCCCTAACGGCAAAACGGCTCTGGAGATTGTAAGGAAAGAAGCTCCTGATCTGGTACTTTTGGACATGAAAATTCCGGGAATGGATGGGCTAGATATACTAAAGCATATTAAGAACATCGATTCCTCCATAAAAGTCATTATGATGACCGCTTATGGAGAACTCGACATGATTAAGGAGGCTACAGAACTGGGAGCTATCATGCATTTCACCAAACCTTTTGATATTGATGAAATGAGACAGGCGGTTCAACAGCAACTTAGTGAAAGTACGGGTCAGTCACTTGGATCCTGA
- a CDS encoding CTP synthase: MTKYIFVTGGVVSSLGKGITAASLGRLLKNRGLKVTIQKFDPYINVDPGTMSPYQHGEVFVTDDGAETDLDLGHYERFIDINLSKNSNVTTGKVYSSVITKERRGEYLGGTVQVIPHITNEIKDRVFRAGKEAQSDIVITEIGGTVGDIESLPFLEAIRQIKSDIGRENVMYIHVTLIPYIKAAGEVKTKPTQHSVKELRSIGIQPNVIVCRTEHALAEDLKHKIAQFCDVDANAVIECRDADTLYEVPMMLREQGLDDIVVNHLKLDKTDAPDMTEWEAMVKRVKSLEHTTEIAIVGKYVALHDAYLSVVESLGHAGIVNNTEVKIRWVNAEHLYDHNVEEMLDGVDGILVPGGFGDRGIEGKVTAIRYARDKKIPFFGICLGMQVAVIEYARNVAGLDGANSSEINPTTPFPVIDLLPEQKDIENLGGTMRLGLYPCKLAEGSLARNCYQDELVYERHRHRYEFNNEYRERIESTGLKISGTSPDGRLVEIVEMPDHPWFLAVQFHPEFTSRPNRPQPLFREFVKAAFQRNH, from the coding sequence ATGACAAAATATATTTTTGTAACAGGAGGCGTGGTTTCCTCCTTGGGTAAAGGGATAACGGCAGCTTCTTTGGGTCGGCTGCTGAAGAATCGCGGTCTTAAAGTGACTATTCAAAAGTTTGACCCGTACATTAACGTGGACCCAGGCACGATGAGCCCTTATCAGCACGGGGAAGTATTTGTAACGGATGATGGTGCGGAAACCGATCTCGACTTAGGACACTATGAACGTTTTATTGACATTAATCTGTCCAAAAACTCTAATGTTACAACAGGGAAGGTGTATTCCTCAGTCATTACCAAAGAGCGCAGAGGGGAATATCTTGGGGGAACAGTTCAAGTTATCCCCCATATTACTAACGAAATTAAAGACAGGGTATTCCGTGCCGGTAAAGAAGCCCAGTCAGATATAGTCATTACCGAGATTGGCGGTACCGTTGGGGATATTGAAAGCCTTCCTTTCTTGGAGGCCATTCGGCAAATTAAAAGTGACATAGGCCGCGAGAATGTAATGTACATTCATGTAACGCTGATACCTTATATCAAGGCAGCTGGAGAAGTGAAGACCAAACCTACCCAACACAGTGTAAAAGAATTAAGAAGCATCGGAATCCAGCCGAATGTGATCGTATGCCGTACGGAGCATGCTCTGGCGGAAGACCTTAAGCATAAAATCGCCCAGTTCTGTGATGTAGATGCAAATGCGGTAATAGAGTGCCGGGACGCTGATACTTTGTACGAAGTGCCGATGATGTTGCGTGAGCAGGGGCTGGATGACATCGTGGTGAATCATCTTAAACTGGACAAAACCGATGCGCCTGATATGACCGAATGGGAAGCTATGGTGAAACGTGTCAAGTCTCTGGAGCATACAACCGAGATTGCGATTGTAGGTAAATATGTGGCCCTTCATGATGCTTATTTAAGTGTGGTGGAATCCCTGGGGCACGCGGGAATTGTTAATAATACCGAGGTGAAAATCCGATGGGTAAATGCCGAGCATTTATATGATCATAATGTAGAAGAAATGCTTGACGGTGTAGATGGGATTTTGGTTCCCGGAGGTTTTGGCGACCGCGGCATCGAGGGGAAAGTAACAGCTATCCGGTATGCGCGTGACAAGAAGATTCCTTTCTTCGGCATTTGCCTTGGTATGCAGGTGGCCGTAATTGAGTATGCACGGAACGTTGCAGGTCTGGATGGTGCCAACAGTTCCGAAATCAATCCAACTACCCCTTTCCCAGTTATCGATTTATTGCCGGAGCAAAAAGATATCGAAAACTTGGGCGGTACTATGCGCTTAGGCCTATATCCATGCAAGCTGGCGGAAGGGTCTCTTGCCCGCAACTGCTACCAGGACGAGCTTGTATACGAAAGACACCGTCACCGGTATGAATTTAACAATGAATACCGTGAGCGGATTGAATCAACCGGTCTTAAAATCTCCGGAACTTCACCGGACGGCCGTCTGGTTGAGATTGTGGAAATGCCGGACCATCCTTGGTTTTTAGCAGTTCAGTTTCATCCGGAATTCACTTCTAGACCAAATCGTCCACAGCCTCTGTTCCGTGAATTTGTTAAAGCCGCTTTCCAGCGCAATCATTGA